The stretch of DNA GCGGAAGTCTCAGAGGAGGGTGGATGGGGAAGGCGGGGCCTTAGGGACCCCTCGCCTAACGCGTGCCCCCAACCTCACCGCAGGGACCCGTAAGAAGCTGCGCCTGTACCAGTTCCTGCTGGGGCTGCTGACGCGCGGGGACATGCGTGAGTGCGTGTGGTGGGTGGAGCCGGGCGCCGGCGTCTTCCAGTTCTCCTCCAAGCACAAGGAGCTCCTGGCGCGCCGCTGGGGCCAGCAGAAGGGGAACCGCAAGCGCATGACCTACCAGAAGCTGGCGCGCGCCCTCCGAAACTACGCCAAGACCGGCGAGATCCGCAAGGTCAAGCGCAAGCTCACCTACCAGTTCGACAGCGCGCTGCTGCCTGCAGCCCGCCGGGCCTGAGCACACCCGAGGCTCCCACCCGTGGAGCCGCTGGGGGACCTCACGTCTCAGCCAGGATCCCCCTGGAAGAAAAAGGGCATCCCCACACCCTACCTGATATGACTTATGCATCCCCACCTTTTGGGGGTAGGGGGAGTGCTGCCCTGCCATAATCCCCAAGCCCAGCCCGGGCCTGTCTGGGATTCCCCACTTGTACCTGGGGTCCCTCTGGGATTTCTTTGTCATGTACAGACTCCCCAGGATCCTCAGGTTTTGGGTGACAGGACCTATGGACCACTATACTAGGGGAGGCAGGGTAGCAGTTTTTCCAGAATCCCAAGAGCTTCTCTGGGATTTTCTTGTCATACCTGATTCCCCAGTGAGGCCTGGGACCTTTTTAAGATCCCCGTGTGTCTGTAAACCCTCAATCTCATCTGGGGTGGGGGCCCTGCTGGCAACCCTGAGCCCTGTCCAGGGGTCCCTCTTGTCGGATCTGAGATCTCCTCGTTAATGTCTGGGGCCCTCTGGGAGCTGTTATCATCTCAGATCTCTATGGCTGTGTTGCCACATCTGTCTCCTCATCTTTGAGATCCCCCAATTCTCTGGAACCATTCTGCTGTCCCTTTTTATGTGTCTGGAGTTCCCCAATCACATCTAGGGCTCCTCCAAGATCCTTTTGTCATGTCTGAAATCACTCTTGAAAGGTCTGGGGTGCTGGGGGATGGGGAAGTCAGTGAAATGTGTCTTGTCTGGGCCCTGTCAGGGACACCCTTGTCATATCTGGGATCCTCTAATCACATCTGAGACCACCTAGGCTGTCCATCTGATATGCCCTTTCAGGGACCCCACAAAGACTGAGTTCTCATGGGGACCCTACCCTTCCTGGTGGCCCTCCCTATGGCTATGCTGAGGACCACTCTGGCCACATGACTGATTGTTGGGTGATCATGGCAGCTCCCCACCCATGTCATTTCTAACCAGAGGTCTCAAGGTGGTCACCCCCTGTCCCCCAACCCAGGCCTTGGTCCCTGGTGATGGTCTCTTTAGTTCAAAGTAGCATTTGGCGGTGGAGGTGTGAGGGATCCACATTAAAGCAGACCATcagctgggcagtggctcacacctgtaatcccagcactttgggaggtgaggcagggggatggcttgaacccagacgttcaagaccagcctgggcaacataatgagacctcat from Rhinopithecus roxellana isolate Shanxi Qingling chromosome 12, ASM756505v1, whole genome shotgun sequence encodes:
- the SPIB gene encoding transcription factor Spi-B isoform X6, producing the protein MASSMTWTAASIPATLTQRGLLTLGSPAYAPYPSPVLSEEEDLPLDSPALEVSDSESDEALVAGPEGKGSEAGTRKKLRLYQFLLGLLTRGDMRECVWWVEPGAGVFQFSSKHKELLARRWGQQKGNRKRMTYQKLARALRNYAKTGEIRKVKRKLTYQFDSALLPAARRA